The following coding sequences are from one Mesotoga sp. Brook.08.105.5.1 window:
- a CDS encoding 4Fe-4S binding protein — protein sequence MAVKKQYQVNINHTLCKRCGICYWICPTKTITKGELGRPQIIDQKTCIGCIMCENACPDFAIDVKELEAVKEDA from the coding sequence ATATCAGGTGAATATCAATCATACTCTGTGCAAGCGATGTGGGATTTGTTATTGGATATGTCCCACCAAGACAATCACAAAGGGAGAGCTTGGCAGGCCGCAGATCATTGACCAAAAAACCTGCATTGGTTGTATAATGTGCGAAAACGCCTGTCCGGATTTTGCGATTGATGTTAAAGAATTGGAGGCGGTGAAAGAGGATGCGTGA